A genome region from Yoonia vestfoldensis includes the following:
- a CDS encoding MFS transporter, with product MAQSSFLRPNSLLYNIEFRSFLTANSLFHFCSSSLTIMLAFHIYSLRNNPLDIAALGFVQVIPALTMALHAGDLADRVARRFLVVLTVGGIALLAAFLALMAALDMVTVWLILFIGFVSASLRAFENPANIGLEAQVIPVNQILQGVPMVATVSRVADMCGPVVMGFIWAWGGPTSTYGTMAAILFIATLVFRFRISFKPAPGSKNALPPLSRIKEGLQFVMKSQVLLGSMILDLFAVFFAGAAALLPIFATEILDAGPEGFGLMRSAIAAGALTSAVYAIRFMPAASAGLALHLIVAGFGLSMVVFAVSTNFYLSLLMLFIAGICDGMSMVIRHAILRLASPDHMRGRIAAVRMVFVASSNELGAVQSGTMASLLGPVRAVVAGGLLTVIVAAVVAQKMPVLRRLDLLNFGSNADPVQPVK from the coding sequence ATGGCACAATCCAGCTTTCTGCGGCCCAATTCGCTGCTTTACAATATCGAGTTCCGTTCCTTTCTGACGGCAAACTCACTTTTTCACTTCTGCTCTTCCTCGTTGACGATCATGTTGGCGTTTCACATCTACAGTCTCCGAAACAACCCGTTGGATATCGCGGCGCTCGGTTTTGTTCAGGTGATCCCGGCCTTGACCATGGCGCTGCATGCAGGCGACCTTGCGGACCGGGTTGCCCGCAGGTTTCTTGTCGTGCTCACTGTCGGCGGCATCGCATTGCTGGCGGCATTTCTTGCGCTGATGGCAGCGCTTGATATGGTTACCGTCTGGTTGATCCTTTTCATCGGTTTCGTCTCGGCATCGCTGCGCGCTTTCGAGAATCCAGCCAATATCGGCCTTGAAGCGCAGGTGATCCCGGTCAACCAGATCCTGCAAGGCGTTCCCATGGTCGCGACAGTATCGCGTGTCGCCGACATGTGCGGGCCCGTCGTCATGGGGTTCATCTGGGCATGGGGCGGCCCGACAAGCACATATGGCACGATGGCTGCCATTCTCTTCATAGCGACTTTGGTATTTCGTTTCAGGATCAGCTTTAAGCCTGCGCCGGGCAGCAAGAATGCGCTGCCACCCCTTTCCCGGATCAAAGAAGGGCTGCAATTCGTCATGAAAAGTCAGGTCTTGCTGGGATCGATGATTCTGGACCTGTTTGCCGTTTTCTTCGCGGGGGCTGCGGCTCTCTTGCCGATCTTTGCGACAGAAATTCTTGATGCTGGTCCAGAGGGCTTCGGCCTTATGCGCTCCGCCATTGCTGCTGGCGCATTGACCTCGGCGGTCTATGCGATCCGTTTCATGCCTGCAGCATCGGCAGGGCTGGCACTGCATTTGATCGTCGCGGGGTTTGGCCTTTCCATGGTCGTCTTTGCTGTTTCGACAAACTTTTATCTTTCGCTATTGATGCTTTTCATCGCAGGTATCTGCGACGGCATGAGTATGGTGATCCGGCATGCAATACTCAGGCTGGCGTCTCCTGATCATATGCGCGGCAGAATAGCCGCGGTCCGCATGGTGTTCGTCGCATCTTCAAACGAACTTGGCGCAGTCCAAAGCGGCACAATGGCAAGCCTTTTGGGGCCTGTACGTGCCGTTGTTGCCGGCGGGTTGCTAACAGTGATCGTCGCAGCTGTTGTCGCCCAGAAAATGCCGGTCCTTCGCCGCCTTGATCTGCTGAACTTCGGATCGAACGCAGATCCTGTTCAACCGGTGAAATGA
- a CDS encoding ABC transporter substrate-binding protein encodes MKILLGLTVASTLALAPIGSLADTLRIAMTTTDVPTTGGIPDNGSEGGRFAGYPIFDALVNWDFTDTSGPAGLTPGLATSWSIDPDDQRRWIFNLREGVTFHDGTSMTADDIIWNLDRHLNEDAPHYDRVQAPTYRTYTGQIASYEKIDDFTVAIVTHEPFSMLDYLISRVFIVSPTRFEEIGDWVEFQSSPAGTGPFIVETVTPRTSIELVRNENYWDETRIPKVERLVLLPIPDSNTRTAALRSGQVDWIEVPAPDSIPSLVGAGFNIVTKPYPHVWSWRMNTTEASPLHDVQVRRALNYAIDRDAIVELLNDTAIPAIGIYPSDNPYFGSPEHIYGYDPERATEMLREAGYGPDNPLRLVVNLPTAGSGNMVPLAMSELVQLYLAEIGVVVDYEVADWGVVLRNMRTAAGTEGEPHRDAINHGQPFGDPTNLFRSHASSQFPPVGGNWGLHKNAEIDRNLNELITIFDPQEQIEVIAKAHQAIVDEAPRLFVVHDLNPRAMSPKVMGFDQAQSWYQDFTQIWIEE; translated from the coding sequence ATGAAGATACTTCTTGGACTGACAGTCGCTAGCACGCTGGCCTTGGCACCAATTGGCTCACTTGCCGATACGCTCCGGATTGCGATGACAACCACCGACGTACCAACGACCGGCGGAATCCCGGACAATGGCAGCGAAGGCGGTCGTTTTGCCGGCTATCCCATTTTCGATGCGCTTGTGAATTGGGATTTCACCGATACGTCTGGGCCAGCGGGCCTGACCCCCGGCCTTGCGACAAGCTGGAGCATCGACCCTGACGACCAACGCAGGTGGATATTCAACCTGCGCGAAGGTGTCACGTTTCACGATGGAACCTCTATGACCGCGGATGATATCATCTGGAATCTGGACCGGCACCTCAATGAAGATGCCCCGCACTACGACAGGGTTCAGGCGCCAACCTACCGGACCTATACAGGCCAGATCGCGAGCTATGAAAAAATAGACGACTTCACGGTCGCGATCGTGACGCATGAGCCGTTCAGCATGCTCGACTATTTGATATCGCGCGTCTTCATCGTCAGCCCAACCCGGTTCGAAGAAATCGGCGATTGGGTAGAGTTCCAGTCGTCCCCGGCCGGGACAGGGCCGTTCATCGTCGAGACGGTCACACCGCGCACCTCGATCGAGTTGGTCCGAAATGAGAACTATTGGGATGAAACCCGGATTCCAAAGGTTGAAAGACTTGTCCTCTTGCCGATCCCGGACTCGAACACACGCACTGCGGCACTGAGGTCTGGACAGGTCGATTGGATCGAGGTTCCAGCACCGGATTCCATTCCGTCCCTGGTTGGCGCAGGCTTCAATATTGTCACCAAACCCTATCCGCATGTCTGGTCCTGGCGCATGAATACGACCGAAGCCTCGCCATTGCATGACGTTCAGGTGCGCCGGGCCTTGAACTACGCGATTGATCGCGATGCAATCGTAGAATTGCTGAACGACACGGCAATTCCGGCGATTGGCATCTATCCGTCCGACAACCCCTACTTCGGTTCTCCTGAACATATTTACGGCTACGATCCCGAACGTGCGACGGAAATGTTGCGCGAAGCAGGGTATGGTCCGGACAACCCGCTTCGCCTTGTTGTGAACTTGCCGACCGCCGGTTCAGGCAACATGGTGCCGCTAGCCATGAGCGAACTTGTGCAGCTTTACCTTGCCGAAATCGGTGTCGTTGTGGATTATGAAGTTGCGGATTGGGGTGTGGTCCTGCGCAACATGCGCACCGCCGCCGGCACCGAGGGCGAACCACACCGCGATGCGATCAACCACGGGCAACCGTTTGGCGACCCGACCAATCTGTTCCGCAGCCATGCCTCGAGCCAGTTTCCACCTGTCGGCGGCAACTGGGGCCTGCACAAAAATGCCGAGATCGACCGCAATCTGAACGAGTTGATCACGATTTTCGATCCGCAAGAGCAAATTGAAGTCATCGCAAAGGCGCATCAGGCCATTGTCGACGAAGCACCACGTCTCTTTGTTGTGCATGATCTGAACCCGCGTGCAATGAGCCCGAAGGTCATGGGCTTCGATCAGGCACAAAGCTGGTATCAGGATTTCACGCAGATCTGGATAGAAGAATAA